One genomic segment of Epinephelus fuscoguttatus linkage group LG19, E.fuscoguttatus.final_Chr_v1 includes these proteins:
- the slc16a6b gene encoding solute carrier family 16 member 6b, protein MRGPYSLGCLGPNVYPEVPDGGWGWAVAATFFLVEVCTYGTLKSLGVFLQDLMEEFRESNSRVSWVISICVFIFTFTAPLSTMLSNRFGYRPVVMMGGFLISLGTITSAFVNSINEMYITIGIVSGLGYCLSFLPTVTILAQYFSRRRALVTSVASSGESFAIFMFAPALTKLKQHIGWRYCLVVLGIFQALVIGCGLLLRPIIIEPEPRKEDGESDKESLSLKQLEAVYELENEQTRTSISSGISQGSEDSGVTSLSASNLDLRTAGAGEVQDTGDKELSLSSPPTPVKEDKSELAEVEVMVEAGVLHPSSPKLLDFSVLKDGAFIWYSLFGLFATLGFFAPQLYIIELSKSRGVEPSMASCMLSVMAVAEIFGRLSIGVVLNKVRCKKTLVLLGCVILLCLVLVAFTIVWEFWGLVVCCALYGYFMGTVGSTHIPMLAEEDVVGIHKMASSVGVYVCIQSFAGLAGPPLGGVLVDVTQNYGAAFYSCAVGMGLSAICLALVGPAKSAMCQRQSRNKEEGMSREVEKISQDSDQADFLEVDLALEDSPVRKAVDQDNASVI, encoded by the exons ATGAGGGGGCCCTATTCTCTGGGCTGTTTGGGTCCAAATGTTTACCCAGAGGTGCCTGATGGTGGCTGGGGCTGGGCTGTGGCCGCGACCTTCttcttggtggaggtctgcaccTATGGGACCCTCAAGAGCCTGGGTGTCTTCCTTCAGGATCTGATGGAAGAGTTCAGGGAGAGCAACAGCCGAGTGTCATGGGTCATCTCCATCTGTGTCTTCATCTTTACCTTCACTG CCCCCCTGTCCACGATGCTGAGCAACCGCTTTGGCTATCGTCCTGTGGTGATGATGGGAGGCTTCCTTATCAGCCTGGGAACCATCACCTCTGCCTTTGTCAACTCCATCAATGAGATGTACATCACCATCGGTATTGTCTCAG GCCTCGGCTACTGCCTCAGCTTCCTTCCCACCGTCACCATCCTAGCCCAGTACTTCTCCAGGCGGCGAGCACTTGTCACTTCCGTCGCTTCATCCGGCGAATCCTTCGCCATATTCATGTTTGCTCCTG CCCTCACTAAACTGAAACAACACATTGGCTGGCGCTACTGTCTGGTTGTCCTCGGCATCTTTCAGGCTTTGGTGATTGGCTGTGGGCTTCTCCTTCGTCCAATCATTATTGAGCCGGAGCCTAGAAAGGAGGACGGTGAATCAGACAAAGAATCTCTCTCTCTAAAGCAGCTTGAGGCTGTTTACGAGCTGGAGAATGAACAAACCAGGACCTCCATCAGTTCAGGAATCTCCCAGGGTTCAGAGGACTCAGGTGTCACCTCCCTTTCTGCTTCAAACCTAGACCTGAGGACTGCAGGAGCTGGGGAGGTGCAGGACACGGGGGACAAAGAGCTGTCACTGTCTTCACCCCCCACCCCTGTCAAGGAGGATAAGAGCGAACTGGCAGAAGTAGAGGTAATGGTAGAGGCAGGTGTTCTCCATCCTTCTAGCCCCAAACTTCTGGACTTCTCTGTGCTTAAAGATGGTGCCTTCATCTGGTACTCCCTCTTTGGCTTGTTCGCCACGCTGGGCTTCTTTGCCCCACAGCTCTACATCATCGAACTGAGCAAGAGCCGGGGTGTGGAACCCAGCATGGCCTCCTGCATGCTCTCCGTGATGGCTGTGGCCGAGATCTTTGGCCGTTTGTCCATCGGGGTGGTGTTGAACAAAGTCCGCTGCAAGAAGACCCTGGTGCTACTGGGCTGTGTGATTCTGCTATGCCTGGTGCTGGTGGCCTTCACTATTGTGTGGGAGTTCTGGGGCCTAGTAGTCTGCTGCGCCCTTTATGGCTACTTCATGGGCACCGTCGGCTCCACTCACATCCCAATGCTGGCTGAGGAGGACGTGGTGGGTATCCACAAGATGGCATCATCTGTGGGAGTGTATGTCTGTATCCAGAGCTTTGCTGGGCTGGCAGGGCCACCACTAGGAG GTGTGTTGGTGGATGTCACACAGAATTACGGTGCTGCCTTCTATTCCTGTGCAGTGGGAATGGGCCTCAGTGCTATTTGCCTGGCTCTAGTCGGCCCAGCCAAATCTGCCATGTGCCAAAGACAGAGCAGAAACAAAGAAGAAGGCATGAGCAGAGAGGTGGAGAAAATATCTCAGGACAGTGACCAAGCAGACTTTTTGGAGGTGGACTTGGCCCTGGAGGACAGTCCTGTCAGAAAGGCTGTTGATCAGGATAATGCCTCTGTAATATGA
- the LOC125878873 gene encoding hepatoma-derived growth factor-related protein 2-like, translating to MAEPTVYKWSDEETELLIKLRMRKEALFTGKRNASKLAWETIVQKMGLQGRLTAAQAAKKWENLKKKYKDLKAPPTGAGTDQGEEKADSWQWFPLMHEAIGSRPSVTPPALIASCTGETPTTSSTATASSLPGPPERPTLSSSSSSASSASSSSASSASSSSSPQPPPPQQPHSSPPKKRARRERLVDLILREGERDEDRFQHLEAQTDRLLNIFEKMVDKM from the exons ATGGCAGAACCCACCGTTTACAAGT GGTCTGATGAGGAGACGGAGCTCCTCATAAAGCTCAGAATGAGAAAGGAAGCTCTCTTTACTGGCAAAAGAAATGCCTCAAAGCTGGCCTGGga GACAATTGTACAGAAGATGGGTCTGCAGGGGAGGCTGACAGCAGCACAGGCGGCTAAAAAGTGGGAGAAcctaaaaaagaaatacaag GACCTGAAAGCCCCCCCTACTGGAGCAGGAACAGATCAGGGGGAGGAAAAGGCAGATAGCTGGCAGTGGTTTCCCCTGATGCATGAGGCAATTGGGTCACGGCCATCAGTAACACCACCTGCCCTTATTGCCTCATGCACAGGGGAAACACCAACAACGAGCAGCACTGCCACTGCCAGCAGTCTGCCAGGACCTCCAGAGAGACCCacactatcatcatcatcatcatcagcatcatcagcatcatcatcatcagcatcatcagcatcatcatcatcatcaccacaaccaccaccaccacaacaaccacattCATCTCCACCTAAAAAAAGAGCCCGGAGGGAGCGCCTTGTTGACCTTATCctgagggaaggagagagggatgaggaCCGCTTTCAGCATTTGgaggcacagacagacaggcttcTGAACATTTTTGAGAAGATGGTGGACAAAAT